In the genome of Choristoneura fumiferana chromosome 21, NRCan_CFum_1, whole genome shotgun sequence, the window cgtcctacggctgatatgatgatgatgatgatgatgatgtaggaGGAGGAAAGTTCTCAAATGgcgaccatgaaccggaagacaaggcgttggcaggccttgGGCCTTGGTGTactgacaacatcgtgagagttgcaggcaactggtgacaagtggcgagttgtcgttcattgtggcgttctaagggagaggcttttattcagcagtggacgtcttgcgGCTATTGATGATGATTAAGTAACATATGAAAAGCGCTAGTTTAAGTCATCAGTTTTTAATCAGCTGAAAGACGCCCATTTCTGACTTAGGTCTTCTCCCAGGATGCCCAGGATGATCGGTTTCATGCTACCCTTAAAAGCCAAGTAAGCGtaagagggatggtacgatacgaacttcgattttcgaatttcgtagtagccccctggcCAAATTATTGTGATTTTTCGAGcaggtcacgattttgaatgggtcgaagtttttagttaagtacttaacaaagttctagactgctagttttttttcttttttgtttgtaattataaaaaatttaaagcgGTCAGATTTTTTAATCGGCAGTGCCGAAGCACAGATTTCCATGTCCTGCTCCTGTCATTAATTATTTGTGACGTCTGTAGACGAGGATGCCTTTCGAGGTTACTTTAATTTCTTTGGCTAACTAatgtgtatgggatgtcaacataacttTAAttgcacaaaggttccaccctgacaACTCAGAACGACGCAGGTGAGACTTTGTAccgcactttaaaaaaaaatccacaatTTTGTGAAATACAGTTGCGCTAATCATTTTAAACTGATGCGTGCATTGATAATCAAAATCGTAAAACATTGTTCTGTTTACTAACGATGTTAAAATTGCTAAATTTACTGTAAGTAGGTAATCATTATAATTACggttatttgtaaaaaaacgtGACTCCTAATTATAAGaattttccttatttttttatttgagctgtagttcccacgcgggcccagtaaggattgggaactttacacacaccatcgaatttcttggcaggtatgtgcaggttgcCTCACGATATTTAGCTTTGTTAAATATAAATGCCACAAAATTAACGTTAACTCAGATGTTGAAGATGCCAAACTCTAgtcgtacctacctaagtacctacttttatttgtCGAGCTCATAGGATAAACAACTAACTAGGTATTAGACTATTCTATTTTTCCATAAGCTAAGTTAGAGACataaaataataccaaataAGCAGCGTTTGaatttattaaatacttaaaagtTACATCCTTTACAtttgctttaaataatttgcTTGCTTTATAATATCAGCGGCTTTCTCAGCCATGGCCACTAGCACAGAATTAGGGTACAGCGAGAGAGGCGACGGGATGATGCTGGCGTCCATTACTCTGAGTCCGGAGACTGACTTCACCCtggaacagaaaaaaaaatacacatagaTCATAGAACCTCCtcgttttttgaagttggtttaaaaaaagtgttgaaTAGGATAATTATCGACTAATGGCGTCAAAAATGAATAATTCCAAGATACAACTTCaattatagtacattactgcagaggccgggaataaaaggcttgcaggccgagtatgtatagactatacaagcctcggcgtgaaagaacatgctAGCCTCGTATACCTACTATCCGgtctatacatactcggcctgcaagtctttctttcccggcctctgcagtaatgtactattttcattTTAACCTGGAAGACCGGGAAGGCCaggttatattttaaataaacttaaagtaaatttttagaaatatttcatgtaaaattacatttgaaatttaccttgAACTTTATGGTGAAGGCAAACATCATGAGAAAATCTGCACACATCAGCGaataaatttaatggtgtgtgcgaagtttcCAATCCAGGCTAGGCCcacgtgggacgtatataggtttcCTCTCTCTATCTCAGTTACAAAAACGCGACTTACCTGTGGATCTGACCTGTTAATATACCTGTGTGTCTTTACACTTACCTTAATTCGTCATCAACGACAGTTCCTCCGGCAGCAGTACCCCCGATGTGGTGTCCTGTCACCGCTACTTCTCGCAGCACGCATCCCAGATATTCGTCTGGAGGCCTTTGAGGCTTCTTGGTCTTGTGCTCTTCGGTTTTCTTCTCTTTTTGGGGCAGTTGGTTCGGAAGTAGACGCTTTATTCTAAAACACCGATAAAGAAGTCCCATTCAAAATCATTAATGTTATTGAGGCCTTCTAATGTCAGCCATTTAACCATGTACCTACATACGAGTAGAtatgaatatttaaaatgttttaatgtttatttgggtacaatgaaaaaaaaatggcataatGAAACCTCGTTTTGAACGAACACCAAAGAGATgtacggatgacctggttaaagccgctaggaatgcaggccgcttcccaCCGAAGTAAGTGGGGGtttatggaggaggcctataaTCATTTAGAAACTGGCTCCTGAATACATATtataacgtttgggctccacagagaAAACCAGCGTTGTTGCACATAAAGTGTGGCAGCGGTAAAACgctgatggaaccaaaataaatctctctttcttaCTTTTCTTTCAATCAATAGAGAATGCCTAAAAACGACCTACTTTCTCCTCCTCTTATGCTCGCGGCCAAACTGGTCTGCAGCCGTGTAGTTCCAGAGGGAGAGGCATCGCTCGGGACGGGGCCAGTGGATCCTTGCGCCTATATCCTGGAATGGTGGCGACGCTACCAACTGCTCCGCGCGGCGAATTGCTGCAAAACATTTAGGACTCTTCAAGGCTGGAAGATATACTCGTAGGTgtaggtttgcaggtggtaggaccttgtgcaaggtccacccggattgctaccaccatcttactcgctaatcctgccgtgaagcaccagtgcttgcactgttgtgtttcggcgcggagagtaagacagccggtgaaataactggcacttgaggtatcccatcttaggcctctaggttggcaacgcatctgcaatacccctggtgttgcagatgtttatgggctttggtgatctcttaccatcaggagacccatttgctcgtttgccatccagccaaataaaattaaaaaaaaaaataggttgcTATTACTGGTCCAGTGAGCGACATCTTTGTGTCATGACGATCTGCATTTGAACTGCAAACCAGCTGCAAAATAGCAGTTTAGCTACATGCAGTTCTTGTGCGGTTGGCATCATCTTATACATATTAGGAACCATCTTATAGTCAAAGGCAAAGTCGAAATaacttaattcaatttaggAATTAACAGCACTTTACGAGTACAAAGACATGAATGTTGATAAATCTACCACTAGTACCCTCATCTTATGCCTTGTGACAGAAAAAAAgggtgaaaacgattgcgattccagaggccgtattgtgtaACGCGCGGACGCTTGCTATCGTATTCATTATCTCTTTCTGTCTAACGGTGGGAGATGttgacagaaagagatggtgaaagcgatggcaagagcccgcgcgttagacaataaggcctccggtgtttttttttcaatctatttattatggaactttgatcaataGGTAATagaaatgtatataaaatagaaatattttattcgctcTAAAATAATGCCTTGCTGATGTTCAGAATCCGATTATAATTGCGAGGGCGTTAAACTATATGGTCTCTGAACTAACCCTTGATCATGCACTTTACGTCATATCCATCATAGAGGTAGTTTGGGTCAACGACCGGCGGCACGTTAGTGCTGACGTCACTCAGCGTGACGCTGCCCCTGCTGCGGGGTTGTGTACAAGTCGCCAGGAACATGAAGCCCTCTTGACTGGCGTCGTTGTGGAAGGGGAAGGCGGCACGGAATACCTGAAAGCAATAAATTGGTgaacgaaccggaagacgaagcgttggcaggcttcccaccaggtggactgagagttgcgggaaaccggtggatgcaagtggcgagttgtcgttcattgtcgcgttctaagggggaggacAAAAAAGGCaagacattgtcatttcatagttcaatatctcaaaaaaggctgaaccgattatTATCAAACCTACCTAAGAGACACCGAGAGGAACTTCGCTTTCTcgtaaaaaaaaccgtattgaGATAGGTctattcgtttgagagctagccacagacagacattggtatcaaatttataacacccctcttttagaGTAGGGGGTTAAAATGGAGTATTTTTCATTGTGCTATTTATGGAGTCCATGAGCAATGGTGAGGAAACCTagacaaacctgcgaagtaattcaatggtaaataaataaataaatatcatgggacacttcacaccaattgacccagtcccaaactaagcaaagcttgtactatggatactaggcaacggataaacatacttatatagataaatacatacttaaatacatattgaacatccaagacccgagaacaaagattcgtattattcatacaaatatctgccccggccgggaatcgaacccggaacctcaagcttcgtagtcaggttctctaaccacttggccatccggtcgccgGTCCGGTGTCAGTGAAGTCCCCAttctgggcctgcgtgggaactacggcccaagcattctcattctgacaggaggcctgtgcccacagtgggacgtatatgccGAGATAACGACGAATGCGGTGGCCACACCGCTAATAGGTACCCAATTGGGTCCAAATGCGAGTACAGTATACATATCTAATAGTAAAGGTCGGTTTGGATTGAACCGAACCGAATTGTCGATTGTCGATACCTAGGTGATCTTAAATTAAGATAATTATGAGTAAGCAAATATGTAATgtgctttcaaccgaagcaatgagggctatagcgtatgaattcgccgctagaggcgctagtgtagcgtgaggtctccgaaatgtcaaatctcatagtttttgggtgagctacgcgggtttatttataattagaataattttgtgaatattttgcaatatctgaaattaattatggcaaatatgcgttccggggcaatgaatgtctgtgttttgagacagttttgtctttcggaaacctttgtcctcctctttttccgaacaaaacggggactatggaacactgtggcaagctcgatatttttatggtacggttttaaggtgtattaaatatgattttaatctaaactttgttttcacgcccgtaataacagactttgaaagccatacttaaaaacctcacgcaacagtgcgccatctagtgagacaaaaaacgatagccctcattggaagcctatggtggaggcctatgtccaacagcggacgccccacggctgagatgatggtgatgatgacgaaCGAATGTGCTATAAATTCTTACCACGGCCATTTGTGAGGTAATCCCAGACTGTGCCGAACGTGAACACTTTGGGCAGCGTCACGCTGATCGGCTTCTTTATGCTGACGAACACCGGCATGTTCATGTGGTCGTGGAGGTTTCTGCCGACTGCCCGGTTCTCCGATATTAACTTGAGCCTTAGtctgaaataacataaaatatcatCAGGGATAGAGCAAAACCACACGTAACAGCTGTCCACAGACGCTACGAAAATTCAACGTTCAGACTGTATCTGCCGCTCGATCGGTCCGATTTATCGTAAATTCTTTatgccacacacacacacacacacacacgctacAGTTTATCGTAGCGATCTTCATTTAATTATAGCGAGTCTGggtttaatttacttaagtgCCGTTTAAGTGCTTAAGTGTTAAGTACATAAGTGTCGCTACTTAAGTGGCAAAGGAAAAAACAgactgaaatgtgtggtgcatgggagacaTTTGTGTCTAagctcctgtccagtggtggtgtaggggtatggcacgcagcacggaatgctgagcacctgggttcgattcctagcgctggtctcattttatgtgcatccatgtttcagtttgtcatcatcatcatgtcagccgaaagacgtccactgctggacataggcctcccccaaggctctccactcacaCCGGTCTTGTgctgtttcagtttgtattttcgtttaaTTCTACTGTTTCGTTCGACGGTACAGTTTATAAATTGTACAGTTTTCTCACACAAAGGTGAAACGAGAGTCTTTTTCTTGCAATAAACTGAAGTGATTGACCCCTATGGAAAACACCGGATGCTAAGTGTAGATGAGACCGGTTCACTAGCGTAGCCGCCCGCAAACAACCCGTGGTTATGACGTCCATTCAGATATAAAGGGATAACCTTTGAATAACCTCCCTTGGTCCAATCCCGGACATCATCAGGATCTGCGGTGTTTTGACGGCGCCGGCGCACAAGATGATCTCCTTGTTCACGAACACGTTGTCCAGCTCCCGGTTGTTGCGGAGTATGAAGAGAGAGGACGCTGTGCTGTT includes:
- the ninaG gene encoding neither inactivation nor afterpotential protein G, which encodes MSVYSYFLGVIVACISYLVYQRYVSLYPSIISKPEKRYDYIIVGAGTSGCVLAARLSEDPTVQVLLVEAGSQMGYFSKIPLAPTASQQGPDDWSVRTKPQKYSSFGLWDQSQIIPRGKGLGGSGQINFLLHGFGLPEDYERWSARGFKGWGIEDLQPYFMKAFGTTRSEFDSGHCSMDGYCPGDAAPMKLKLVDEQNQLLKTFQRASTMLKNRHTILRRATATVKDGVRFSTVDGYLKAALTRRNLHVVLKTAAVSIRFDNSTASSLFILRNNRELDNVFVNKEIILCAGAVKTPQILMMSGIGPREVIQRLRLKLISENRAVGRNLHDHMNMPVFVSIKKPISVTLPKVFTFGTVWDYLTNGRGLSRFPPLASTGFPQLSVHLVGSLPTLRLPVRSPIYCFQVFRAAFPFHNDASQEGFMFLATCTQPRSRGSVTLSDVSTNVPPVVDPNYLYDGYDVKCMIKAIRRAEQLVASPPFQDIGARIHWPRPERCLSLWNYTAADQFGREHKRRRKIKRLLPNQLPQKEKKTEEHKTKKPQRPPDEYLGCVLREVAVTGHHIGGTAAGGTVVDDELRVKSVSGLRVMDASIIPSPLSLYPNSVLVAMAEKAADIIKQANYLKQM